GCAGAATGATGGCGTTACTCGCACTGATGGTCACATCCTGATTCAGTGCAGAAGGGCCGCCGTTTGATTTGGAATTACTGCCGTTCTGCGATGCCTGAGCGATGGAGATCGCTCCCAAAATATCCAAATCGTAATCGCGAGGCAGTGTGTATTGTCCGCCACCCAGCAGACCGCCGGTATAGAAGATCTCTGTATCGCGCGATTCAATGAATACCACGTCTCCATCGTGGAGAATGATATCGTCCTGTGTCAGATGCACCTGTTCGCCGGGACTTAGGCGAATGGGGATTTTGATAATTCCTGATCGCTGCATGGTGGAATCATTGATCACTGTCGGCGCCATCAAGTCACCCGAGTAGAAGCCACCATCAGAAGAATACAATGGCTGACCCACCTGGAATGCGGTATCACTCGGTAGCGGAGATGCTTGTGGAATCGGCGTATACGTATCAGAGACCTGTTGAATCTGTTGATGGTGACCAGCGTTTTGGGGATTAGCAGAACCTGTCTGGATGGGTTGCGGGCAGATCGAATGATTCATTTGATGGGCGGCGCCGCGAATGATGTAGATCGAGTTTTCTGCATCCAGTCCAGGTAAGCCACCGGTTTCGGCCAGTGCGTGCAGAACGTCGTTATTGTAAGCGGGTAAGTTAATCACGCGCCCTGTGCCGCGTTTGGAACGTCCTACGTTTAAGTTACCAACGGTGGTACCAACAATGTCATTGGCATTTTCCTGGCGAATGACGAGTACCCGGTAAGACCGCGGTTTCTGCAGACTGATCAGAATACGGTCACGCCCTTCGCGCAGGATCTCTTTTTCTGAAGTATATTTGCGGCGGATTGTTTCTTCGAGCTGGGTCAGCGTCAGTCCGCGGGCGAAGACGGTTCCGATTAGCGGGAGTGAAATCGTACCGTCTTCACGAATAGGGATCGGGTAACCCAGCGAAGGTGCAACTTCCTGTGACTGCGGAAAATGAACCGGGGGCACATCTTTGAACTGGCCGAGAACGCCTTCGATATAAACTCCCAGCACGTCTCCGGAATCAAGCAGATAATGTTTCGGTGCCGGCTGTCGTAACAGAGAGAGATCAATCGTTTCCTTGCCGGAACGCATTTCTCCCTTGTATTCCGTAGGCAGATATTGCGCAGGGATTCCCTTGATGGGGTGAATGGCAGCGCAACCGTTAAAGAGTAGAGGCAGCAACAGTGCGCAGAGTAGATGCCACTTGAACGCGGGCATTGTTTTAAGGTGTTTCAGCATCCTGCTCGAACCTCTCAATTCGATGACTGCGTTGTTGAATTGTTGCGACATCCTGTCGTTCATTTCCTTTGTTTGAGTTTCGGTTCAGAAAACACTGCTGTTCCGTTGCAGTGGGTTCTGAATTAATACCTGTTCAAGCCAGGTTGCCTCTCCGAAAAAAGAGGCAAACGTTTTCTGTTTGTCTGATTTCGTTGCTGATATTGGTTTGACGGTGCTTGACGACTGGGTAACGGTGTATGAAATGGCCTATAAGGATACGATTGTAGTTTGTAGGGACTCGGTGGCGGATCATCGTTGATGTAAGCCGGCTGCGATGGTTTGCCGATTTCCGGCTGGTGGCGTTTTAATGTTGGGGCTGGAATCGTTTTCTGCACATGCAGTGGTGGTTTCGGAGCCACAACGGGAGGCTGGCTTCGAGGCTGTCTGGGTGGCAATGCCGGTTGAGCCTGTGGTGGTTGCTTCTGGGGAATTGTCTGCTTTCGTTTGGGCTGGCTGTGTTGTGGAACCGCGGGTGCGGGCGGTGCCGGTAAAGACAGCGGATGCTGCGGTAGCGTTACCTTCTGCGGTTGTGGAGTCTGGCTCTGATGGGAAGAACTCAAAGACGCCGAAGGTGCAGCCTGGGGAGTGGGTTCCGTCAGATGATTTCCCTGTCGGTATGTTGCATTTTCATCCCATTCTCCTGGAGCACTTTGATTCCAGTCCATCAGCGAATAGGGCGTGGCAATGTTGTTATAGTCGTAGCGCCCATCAGCCAGCGCGTGCTCGGCTCCCAGCTTATATCCCGTAAACCATTCCTGAACTTCCAGATAACCTTGCGGCGTCCGGTAATGGGCGGCCCAATATTCTTCCGGGGGAACAGGCGGGACTTCGCCCGAGTCGCCGAGTGCAATATCGATGTAGGCTTGCTGATATCCTTTGCGAAATGCTTTCGATGGCTTGTCTTTACAATTGCAGGCCATTGTCTTCAAGGAACGTTTGGCACACTTCCTGGCCGCGTGTTTGACCACATACTTATCCAGGTCTGTCTGGTATCCTTCCAGCGATCGATAAGGGTGTGGAGAACATTTATCATGATGAAACAGAAAGCTTTTCTTGACGCGGCAGGAGACAGTCGAACACGTCTCATCATAATCGTCGTCTGTGTGAGCGCAACCTGGAAGTCCTGCCAGAAGCACAACCACAAAAGTGCAGAACAGTAGCCGCGTTTCTGAGATGAACTCAAGAAAATGAGGACCGTTATTGTCTATTTTGCAAACCACTAGTAAGCCACCATGCGCAGGTTGAGTGTTTATCGATACGCTTGATATATCGGATTGGTGTGATTGGGGCGTGTATGGTTTTTCGTGTCTTGCGGGTTATAAGGGGGCGTAAGACAGATACAATCGTTGGATATTCAAATATCGGATTAGTCGCCGTGCTCCGCAGGATTTCGCCAGACTGCCTGTTTTGTCGTGCAAGAGGACATGAAGGGGGGGAAGTAGACCGGCAGAAATTGCCGCTCAGGATTACTCTGCAGCAAAGTAATCTTTTAAGAGTCGGTAGACGCGATTGGCGCGTTGCTGGAACAACTGCGGTTTTTTAACCCATCCCAGCGGTGAAATTCGGATCTTCACGTCGACGCGTGGTGTTGAACTACGGCTGTTTGAGTTCGTTTTTTTGGCCGCACATCCGAATTCAACTTCTACTTCGACTGGTTTTCGATCATCGATTTTACCCCAGAAGGGGAGTAGACCAGATTTGCCGAGTTGCATCACCGCCCGGTTTGTGTTGACTTCTGTCAACTTCGCACCATTGTCATTTACAAAACCGCCCAGTTTGTAAACGATAATGTCAGAGGAGATGAGTGCCTGGAATGTATTTTCGAAGACCATTTCATCAACTGTCGTTTCCACCGAATCGTTGATCGGATTGATGCCGGACAATAACTGGTGGTTTGTTAATGAGCAAACTTTGTTGCGGCCTGTTTCTTTCGCGTGGTACAAGGCCGAATCTGCGCGGCGGAACAGGCTTTCGACGGAGTCACCTTCTTCTACCTGGGCTACTCCGAATGAGGCAGAGAGACCGGTTTTTCCCAGTTTCTCAAGCTTCAAATTATTGATGGCCAGCCGCAGGCGTTCTGCTTTTTTTACCGCATGTTCCAGATCGGTTTCCGGGCATAGGATCACAAATTCTTCCCCGCCGTAGCGTCCAACCAGTTCTCCCGAATAGGTTTCATGCTGGAATAATCGCGCCATTTCGATCAGAACATCATCGCCCACCGAATGACCGTATGAATCGTTAATATTTTTAAAGTGATCGGCGTCGATAAACATCAGACTCAACGGTGCCGGGTTGGTTTCTTTGTTAACTCTGCTGAGCATGATCGCCAGCTGTGTTTCCAATTCGCCTCGATTGGCAACGGACGTCAGGGCATCCATACTGGCTGCCTGTTTGAGGTCGTTGAATTCCTGAGGTCGTTTTAAGCCGCGGGACAGGTCGCGATAGATTTCTGCGATGCCGATCAGGTGTCCGTTTTCGCCGAACATGGGAACCGACTGAACTTCAATATTAATCAGGCGGCCGCCAGGACGCTCCAGCATGAATTCGGTGGTCATCGGCTTTCCATTAGCGATGACTCGATTCATCGAGCATTCTGCCCTGGTCAGGCTGGTGCCTTCCTTGTTAGTGAGCGGAAGACTGTTGGCGGTCCAGGCTTCACCCAGGATATCGATGGCTCGGATGTCGGCCAGTTTTTCCAGACCCGGACTGAAGAGTAAAAACTGAAAGTCGGCATTGACTATATAAAAACCGTCGTACAGGCTCTCAATCTGAAACAGATATGAGAATATATTATTGATCAGGTTGGCTTCCTGTGCTTCCTGCTCGCTGAATGGTTTGGGTTGATAGAGCCGGTTGACTTCGAGGAGTGCATCATGAAACGCGTCTTGTTCATTCTGTTCCCAGCGTGAAAGGGCACAGACAATGTTTCCGTCAAATTGAGTACCAGCGGCTTCCATCAGGATTGCCATGATTTCATCATGTTTTTTGCCGGCTCGATAGACCTGATCGGTCGCCAGAGAATCATAGGCATCGGCAATCGCCAGTATACGAGCCCCCTGATGTACGTCGCTGCCAATATATTGGAAACCGTTGGTAGCACCGCTGAAGTGGTAGCGGGTTTGTGAGAGGATCGTCAACACTTCATGGTCGGTCTGGCAGGCTTGCAGAACATCAATGCCGATGTTGTGATAATGCGACATCAATTCAATTTCATCTGATGTCAGCTTGCCAGGTTTAAGCATGATATGATCGGGAACGCCGATTTTCCCAATGTCGTGCAGCAGCGCGGCGATTTCCAGTCGTTTAAGATGAATTCCCTCCCAGCCTAAATTGGTCGCGATCCCTTTTGCCAGGAATGCAACGCGGCGGGAGTGACATAATGTAGAAGCATCGCGAGCCTGAAGAGCGGTGAGCAATTTTCGCAGGTGTTTGCGCGAGATGACCTGGTCGACAAAATCCGTTTCTCCCGATTCCAGCGAAAATTCTTCGTGTTCATTCGAGAGGGCGATGAGTTCCTTCAGGATTTGTGAAGAGCCCATGTTATAGCTGCCATGCACAGACTGCTGCTGTGGCATGGAATTACTATTTGCTATGAGAGGACTGTTCATCTTGCGACCTTAACGCGGGCACGAAAATCGAATGGAACTCTGACACAGTTTGTCACGTACGATACGGTTTTCTTTTTCGCGCCACAAAAAATCTGATTTATCGCAATGTCTTTGTCCGAAGACGAATTTGTTTTCATTCGAGCACGCGTCATTTTCACTGGGGAGTGATTCGGTTCTCGTCTCAAAACAAAGACATAGTTACTGGGAGCATATTTAAGACACTGATGTCTGCTTGGCGTTGTTAATACAACCCAATGAATACATCAATGTGGATAGACTATATTTACACTAGGTCGGGAATGAAGGTTGTCAAATCGCAACATGAAATGGGACAGCAGGAACGACGGGCTCAAATCCTGATAATCCGAGTGACAGGTTCATGGTGAAATCAGCGGTCAGCGCGTCTGGTGTGATTGTATGGACTGTGTGGATTCTTTGAAGCAGATTCAGTCATGTCGACGAGCAGTCTTATCGATTAAATACCGCAGTGGCAGCATTCGCCCGGGATTGAACGATTTGTCCTAACGATTCGTATTCATCCTGGGGGACGCGTTCTGCCGGGCCTGTGATCGTAAAGGCGGCGATGGCGATGCCGTTCCGATCACGAATCGGCGCGGCGATGCAGCGAATGCCGGTGAGCCCTTCTTCATGATCAATGGCGTAGCCGCGTTGGTGAATCAGATCCAGTTCATTGAGAAATGCACGTTTTGAAGTAATCGTTTGCGGAGTGAACCGTTTAAAACGAATTCGATTCACCAGGTCCTCGCGTTCATTTTCCGGTAAAAAAGCAGCGATGGCTTTTCCGGGAGCACAACTGTAGCAAGGCGCACGCGCACCGATCTCCGCAGAGTACTTGAAAGCGTGTCGCGCCAGCAACTGTTCAAGGATTACAATCTCGGTATCAATCAGACAACAGAGTTGTGTGGTCTCGCCGGTCATGTCACGCAGTTCCCGCATCGGGCCGATCGCACATTCTGATAACGGGCGATCCTGAACGCTGGGAGGAATTAACTGTAAAAACCGATTCGTGAGATAAAACTTTTTCGTCGTCAGATCACGCGAAACATAGCCCATCTCCTCCAGTGCTTTTCCGATGCGTAATAAAGACGCCTGCGGAATGGAAAGTTGTTCGCTGAGTTCACTGAGGGTGCAGCCATGCGAATGTTTTGCCAGGTATTCGAGCAAGGCAATGCCTCGCTGTAAACTGGGAGAGGCGGCTGCATCGGTTTTGAGATTTGTTCGCGGGACGCTCATTGTTATTGACTTCATATATGAAATAGGTTTCAATAGTGAAATATGGTATGAGACCAAGGCATGTGTGTCAACCTCATCCGTATGAAATTACAATCAACGATAGACCAGTTCTCCTTTCGAATCGAACGGCAGCAGAAAGAAACGTGCCATGCGCGCAGGCGAAAAACTTTGGTTGATTTTGACGATATTTCTCTGTCTGACTTCTGCCGTGGCCAGTCCGGCAGAAGAACGCTTTCAAAATAAAGCGACGGAGCAAGCCGACTTTGACCGCGTGATGGCTCCTTTAATCGCAGCGCGTTGTCTGGACTGTCATGCGGGACTGGACCCGAAAGCCGGTTTTGATTTCTCTCGTCGCGCGTCAGCCTTTCAGGGAGGAGAAAGTGGTCCCGCGCTGCAAGCGGGCAAACCGGATGAAAGTTTGATTTGGCAGTATATCGAGTCCGATGAGATGCCTCCCGAACATCCCCTCTCTGCAGATGAGAAGCGATTGTTCAAACAATGGATCCAGGCCGGCGCGCCGTGGGGCACCGATCCCATTGATCCCTTCAGCAAGACAACGAAAAAGCGGGGCGGCTATGACTGGTGGTCACTGCAGCCGTTACACCAGGTTGCTGTTCCCCAGGTGCCAGACAAACAATGGGGCCGCAATCCCATTGATGCATTTGTCCTGGCGCGGTTGCAGGAGCATCAACTGCGACCGCAGTCCCGCGCCGATCGCAGAACATTAATTCGTCGTCTCTACTACACAGTCATCGGGTTGCCCCCCGAACCGGAAGAAGTTGAAGCGTTTGTGAATGATTCTGCACCGGATGCCTATGAGAAACTGGTGGATCGTCTGCTGGCGTCACCACATTACGGTGAACACTGGGCCCGGCATTGGTTGGACGTGGTTCGCTTCGGAGAGAGTAACGGTTTCGAACGGGATCAGCCGCGCTTGAATGCCTGGCATTACCGGAACTGGGTGATTCAAGCCTTCAATGAAGATCTACCCTATGATCAGTTTGTGCGTTTGCAGTTGGCCGGCGATATGCTGAAACCTGATGATCCCAGTGCGGTCATCGCCACTGGCTTCCTCGTCGCCGGCGCACATAATACCGTGATTCCCGTCGTTAAGGAGATGCGGGAAACAATGCGTCAGGATGAGCTGGAAGACAAAATTGGTGTGGTCGGCCAGACGTTTCTTGGTTTGACGGTAAATTGTGCCCGTTGCCACGATCACAAATTTGATCCGATTAGTCAGCAGGAATATTATCAGATTGCCGCTGCACTGGCGGGCGTCAAACATGGCGAACGCGATCTTCCCGATCCCTTGTACAAACAGACTCAGCAAGAGTTGGCAGAACGTAGCAAGAAACTTCAGAAAGTTCAGGCGACTCTCTTTGATTTAGACGCACGGGCCCGCCGGCGTGTAATGGCCAGTCGCACAACGCAAGACAAAAGCGATGTGTCCGTGTCAGTCTCCTCACCGGTTGCCGTCTGGGATTTTCAGAATAGCACTCTGGATCAGGTGGGGGGCTTAAAAGGAACGTTACACGGTTCTGCAAAACAGACCAAAGAGGGACTAGTGGTGGACGGCAATAAATCGTTTCTGAAAACCGGACCACTGAAAGTGGATCTGAAAGAGAAGACGCTTGAAGCCTGGGTGAAACTTGCAGACCTCGATCAACGCGGCGGTGGCGTGATGAGTGTGCAGACGACGGACGGAGTTCTGTTCGATGCGATTGTCTTTGGCGAGCAGCAACCGGGGCACTGGCTGGCGGGAAGTAATAATTTCAGCAGGACCAAATCATTTCAGGGCATCGCAGAACAAGAGGCTGCAGAAAAAGAAGTACAGATTGCGATTGTCTATTACGCCGATGGTACAATCGCCGCCTATCATAATGGCGCACCGTATGGAATCACTTACCAGTCGCCCCAGTTACAACCATTCTCAGCCGGGAAAACCGAAGTTTTATTTGGATTGCGACATGGATCACCTGCTGGAAATCGACTCTTAAAAGGTGTCATCAGCAGAGCCCGCCTGTACGATCGGGCTTTGACGCCGGAAGAAATTCAAGCGTCCGCGAAATGGGGAGGCGCTTATTTTTCGGAAGCAGAACTGATGGCGGTGTTGACGAAACCCGAACAGATTCAGCGAGAAGCCCTGCTCAAAGAACGGAAGGAAATACAGGCAGAAATCACGCGTCTGCAGGCGATCCAGCCGACGAAAGTCTATGCGGCGTTATCACAAAACCCGGGTGTGTCGCATGTATTGCGACGAGGGAATGTGAATGCCCCGGCGGGTGTCGTCAAGCCGGGCGGGCTCAATGCAATCAAAGGGGTGAATGGCGATCTGGGGTTAGCGTCCGACAGCCCGGATCGCGACCGACGCATGAAATTTGCACGCTGGGTGACCGATTCCCAAAATCCATTGTTTGCCCGCGTGATTGTGAATCGGGTCTGGCACTATCATTTCGGGCAGGGGCTGGTGAACACACCCAATGATTTCGGCTTTAACGGCGGACGTTGCACCCATCCGGAACTACTCGACTGGCTGGCGGCCCAACTGATCCGCGAGAACTGGAGCCTGAAATCATTGCATCGTCTGATTCTGTTGTCGGCGACCTTTCAACAATCTTCCGAACCACAGCCCGAGGCATTGAGAGTCGATGCCGACAATCGATGGCTGTGGCGGAAAAGCCCGCAGCGAATCGAAGCCGAGTCGATTCGTGATTCAATCCTGAAAGTAGCCGGCGAACTCAATCCCAAAGTCGGCGGCCAGGGATACCAGGATGTGAAATCCTATTTCTTCAAAGGGACGCAATTTTATGAACCGCTGGATCCGGTCGGCAAAGAATTTAATCGTCGTTCGATCTATCGGTTTTCTGCCCGAGGCGGGCGACATCCTTTGCTGGAAACGTTTGATTGTCCCGACCCTTCGACGACGACGCCAGACCGGGCCTCCACCACGACGCCGCTCCAGGCACTGTCGTTAATGAATGCCTCGTTCGTGCTGCGGATGGCAGATCAACTGGCACAGCGTGTAGAGCGACGGGCGGGATCGGAACAGGAGCAACAGGTTGACGAACTGTTTTTGTTAGCGTTCCAACGGCGTCCCCGGCCACAAGAGGTAAAGCTGGCAAGCGATTTTCTGGAGCAGCACGGACTGGCTGCATTGTGTCGCGTGATTCTGAATAGTAATGAATTTTTATATGTGAATTGAAGCCATGATGACCTATCCCTTTAATCAAAATTCGAAAGCCGGTTTTACCTGTGATGCAGACAGTATGTCGCGCCGTGATTTCTTCTCCTGGGCAAAAACCGGCCTGGCGGGAACGGCGCTGATGGATTTGCTGCTGAAGCAGAAACCACTCAGTGCAGAGGCTCCGGGGAAAACCCTACCAACGGGAACTCATTTTCCCCCGCGCGTCAAACGGGTGATTCATGTCTGTCTGATCGGGGGATTGAGTC
This window of the Gimesia fumaroli genome carries:
- a CDS encoding diguanylate cyclase, translated to MNSPLIANSNSMPQQQSVHGSYNMGSSQILKELIALSNEHEEFSLESGETDFVDQVISRKHLRKLLTALQARDASTLCHSRRVAFLAKGIATNLGWEGIHLKRLEIAALLHDIGKIGVPDHIMLKPGKLTSDEIELMSHYHNIGIDVLQACQTDHEVLTILSQTRYHFSGATNGFQYIGSDVHQGARILAIADAYDSLATDQVYRAGKKHDEIMAILMEAAGTQFDGNIVCALSRWEQNEQDAFHDALLEVNRLYQPKPFSEQEAQEANLINNIFSYLFQIESLYDGFYIVNADFQFLLFSPGLEKLADIRAIDILGEAWTANSLPLTNKEGTSLTRAECSMNRVIANGKPMTTEFMLERPGGRLINIEVQSVPMFGENGHLIGIAEIYRDLSRGLKRPQEFNDLKQAASMDALTSVANRGELETQLAIMLSRVNKETNPAPLSLMFIDADHFKNINDSYGHSVGDDVLIEMARLFQHETYSGELVGRYGGEEFVILCPETDLEHAVKKAERLRLAINNLKLEKLGKTGLSASFGVAQVEEGDSVESLFRRADSALYHAKETGRNKVCSLTNHQLLSGINPINDSVETTVDEMVFENTFQALISSDIIVYKLGGFVNDNGAKLTEVNTNRAVMQLGKSGLLPFWGKIDDRKPVEVEVEFGCAAKKTNSNSRSSTPRVDVKIRISPLGWVKKPQLFQQRANRVYRLLKDYFAAE
- a CDS encoding DUF1553 domain-containing protein, with product MRAGEKLWLILTIFLCLTSAVASPAEERFQNKATEQADFDRVMAPLIAARCLDCHAGLDPKAGFDFSRRASAFQGGESGPALQAGKPDESLIWQYIESDEMPPEHPLSADEKRLFKQWIQAGAPWGTDPIDPFSKTTKKRGGYDWWSLQPLHQVAVPQVPDKQWGRNPIDAFVLARLQEHQLRPQSRADRRTLIRRLYYTVIGLPPEPEEVEAFVNDSAPDAYEKLVDRLLASPHYGEHWARHWLDVVRFGESNGFERDQPRLNAWHYRNWVIQAFNEDLPYDQFVRLQLAGDMLKPDDPSAVIATGFLVAGAHNTVIPVVKEMRETMRQDELEDKIGVVGQTFLGLTVNCARCHDHKFDPISQQEYYQIAAALAGVKHGERDLPDPLYKQTQQELAERSKKLQKVQATLFDLDARARRRVMASRTTQDKSDVSVSVSSPVAVWDFQNSTLDQVGGLKGTLHGSAKQTKEGLVVDGNKSFLKTGPLKVDLKEKTLEAWVKLADLDQRGGGVMSVQTTDGVLFDAIVFGEQQPGHWLAGSNNFSRTKSFQGIAEQEAAEKEVQIAIVYYADGTIAAYHNGAPYGITYQSPQLQPFSAGKTEVLFGLRHGSPAGNRLLKGVISRARLYDRALTPEEIQASAKWGGAYFSEAELMAVLTKPEQIQREALLKERKEIQAEITRLQAIQPTKVYAALSQNPGVSHVLRRGNVNAPAGVVKPGGLNAIKGVNGDLGLASDSPDRDRRMKFARWVTDSQNPLFARVIVNRVWHYHFGQGLVNTPNDFGFNGGRCTHPELLDWLAAQLIRENWSLKSLHRLILLSATFQQSSEPQPEALRVDADNRWLWRKSPQRIEAESIRDSILKVAGELNPKVGGQGYQDVKSYFFKGTQFYEPLDPVGKEFNRRSIYRFSARGGRHPLLETFDCPDPSTTTPDRASTTTPLQALSLMNASFVLRMADQLAQRVERRAGSEQEQQVDELFLLAFQRRPRPQEVKLASDFLEQHGLAALCRVILNSNEFLYVN
- a CDS encoding IclR family transcriptional regulator: MSVPRTNLKTDAAASPSLQRGIALLEYLAKHSHGCTLSELSEQLSIPQASLLRIGKALEEMGYVSRDLTTKKFYLTNRFLQLIPPSVQDRPLSECAIGPMRELRDMTGETTQLCCLIDTEIVILEQLLARHAFKYSAEIGARAPCYSCAPGKAIAAFLPENEREDLVNRIRFKRFTPQTITSKRAFLNELDLIHQRGYAIDHEEGLTGIRCIAAPIRDRNGIAIAAFTITGPAERVPQDEYESLGQIVQSRANAATAVFNR
- a CDS encoding polysaccharide biosynthesis/export family protein — its product is MSQQFNNAVIELRGSSRMLKHLKTMPAFKWHLLCALLLPLLFNGCAAIHPIKGIPAQYLPTEYKGEMRSGKETIDLSLLRQPAPKHYLLDSGDVLGVYIEGVLGQFKDVPPVHFPQSQEVAPSLGYPIPIREDGTISLPLIGTVFARGLTLTQLEETIRRKYTSEKEILREGRDRILISLQKPRSYRVLVIRQENANDIVGTTVGNLNVGRSKRGTGRVINLPAYNNDVLHALAETGGLPGLDAENSIYIIRGAAHQMNHSICPQPIQTGSANPQNAGHHQQIQQVSDTYTPIPQASPLPSDTAFQVGQPLYSSDGGFYSGDLMAPTVINDSTMQRSGIIKIPIRLSPGEQVHLTQDDIILHDGDVVFIESRDTEIFYTGGLLGGGQYTLPRDYDLDILGAISIAQASQNGSNSKSNGGPSALNQDVTISASNAIILRQLPNGTQLPIKVDLYEAVRHPSQRVLIQPGDYVILQYTKSEAIAAFVERHLLEGALFGLAASNLQGGGGGR